A part of Paenibacillus sp. IHBB 10380 genomic DNA contains:
- the def gene encoding peptide deformylase, whose translation MAIRIIVLEPDEVLHQTAKEVKKITPNVQKLLNDMADTMYDAEGVGLAAPQVGILKRLIVVDAGDEHGLIKLINPEVVSQEGEQFGPEGCLSIPGINGDVRRAETVTVKGLNPEGTEVTITGTGLLARAFLHEIDHLNGVLFTDIAEKVYEYIPERLGKE comes from the coding sequence ATGGCTATTCGTATTATCGTATTAGAACCGGATGAAGTGTTACATCAGACAGCAAAAGAAGTGAAGAAGATTACACCTAATGTTCAGAAGCTCCTGAACGATATGGCGGATACGATGTATGATGCTGAAGGAGTAGGGCTTGCAGCACCACAAGTAGGTATTCTGAAACGTTTAATTGTGGTCGATGCAGGAGATGAGCATGGCCTTATCAAGCTTATTAATCCTGAAGTTGTGTCTCAAGAGGGAGAACAATTCGGCCCTGAGGGTTGTTTAAGCATCCCTGGTATCAACGGTGACGTAAGACGTGCTGAGACGGTAACCGTTAAAGGTCTTAACCCAGAGGGTACAGAGGTAACCATTACGGGAACAGGATTGCTTGCACGTGCTTTTCTACATGAGATCGATCATCTGAATGGTGTACTCTTTACCGACATTGCGGAAAAAGTATATGAGTATATACCGGAACGGCTTGGAAAGGAATGA
- the fmt gene encoding methionyl-tRNA formyltransferase — protein sequence MNIVFMGTPAFAVPSLRRLIKEGYNVVAVVTQPDRPQGRKKVLTPTPVKEVALEFGLPVLQPQRMRSPEAVEQLAVYQPDLIVTAAYGQILPKAVLDMPRLGCVNIHGSLLPKYRGGAPIQRSIINGETVTGITLMYMAEGLDTGDMISQIEIPIEDHDTSGSVFEKLSEVGASLLQRELPLLLEGRVTAIPQNDEESTYAPNLKREDEKIDWNRSSRDIYNQIRGLLPFSGAFTIWEDEVFKVWEALVPTGPSSEGTSSIVPGTVLQLSSEGIEVATADGSLRLIKVQPSGKKVLEVDSFLRGTSMAKGTVLT from the coding sequence ATGAACATTGTATTTATGGGAACACCTGCTTTTGCTGTCCCTAGTTTACGTAGGTTAATTAAAGAGGGCTATAATGTTGTCGCGGTTGTAACCCAACCAGATCGCCCACAAGGACGCAAAAAGGTACTTACCCCAACACCAGTGAAGGAAGTTGCGCTTGAGTTCGGATTGCCTGTATTACAGCCGCAGCGTATGCGTAGTCCTGAGGCAGTGGAACAGTTGGCGGTTTATCAACCAGATCTGATCGTTACTGCTGCTTATGGACAGATTCTTCCAAAGGCGGTATTAGATATGCCGCGACTTGGATGTGTTAACATTCATGGCTCGTTATTGCCAAAGTATAGAGGAGGAGCGCCTATTCAGCGCTCCATCATTAATGGTGAGACGGTTACAGGGATCACACTCATGTATATGGCAGAAGGGTTAGATACAGGGGACATGATCTCTCAAATTGAGATTCCTATTGAGGATCATGACACTTCAGGTTCGGTGTTTGAGAAGCTCAGCGAGGTGGGTGCCTCATTGCTTCAAAGGGAATTGCCTTTGTTACTGGAAGGTCGTGTGACGGCTATTCCTCAGAATGATGAAGAGTCTACGTATGCACCGAATCTTAAACGTGAAGACGAGAAGATTGATTGGAATCGTAGTTCACGTGATATATATAACCAAATCCGTGGCTTACTGCCCTTCTCTGGCGCCTTTACGATCTGGGAGGATGAAGTGTTTAAAGTGTGGGAAGCTCTTGTGCCTACTGGACCTTCGTCTGAAGGTACTTCTTCGATAGTTCCAGGAACGGTGTTACAGCTGAGTTCGGAAGGTATAGAAGTTGCAACAGCGGATGGATCGCTAAGGTTGATAAAGGTGCAGCCTAGTGGTAAAAAAGTGCTAGAAGTTGATTCGTTCCTTCGTGGAACCAGTATGGCTAAAGGCACGGTGCTGACATGA
- the priA gene encoding primosomal protein N', whose protein sequence is MEMAKVIVDVPSRETDRPFDYLIPESMRAWIEVGSRVGVPFGHRTVQGFVVSLHPKPQVETFKMKPIQEILDIVPPLSPDLVELAGWMSRSYACREITAIQAMVPTALKGKAERYISIADTEQLEQEDLLFPDVVQTATEETQIVSFIKHKGEVTLQQLNRAFSDHAVMLKSLLRRGILQENQTIKDKLHKKTLKAVHLAVTLEEAQNIIEQFPAKAMRQREVFQFIVESIELLPLPLKDIMSTLQVTSGTVKSIADKGYITIEDQEVFRDPYKGRHFKPTTPLTLTEEQGRAYDQIVDTLDQRRHGVFLLHGVTGSGKTEIYLQTIQRCLEQERQAIVLVPEISLTPQMVERFKGRFGDLVAVMHSRLSAGERYDEWRKIREGKASVVVGARSAVFAPFMNLGLIIMDEEHETSYKQEESPKYHARDVAVKRAQQHGAVVILGSATPSLETYHAARSQSNPNFSPILLEMPTRALGNKLPGVQIVDMREELREGNRSMFSRALHEAINIRLEKQEQMVLLLNRRGYSTFVMCRSCGYVAGCPECDISLTFHQKSNNLRCHYCGYSEPAPEVCPECGSEHIRYFGTGTQRVEEELAKLFPGIRVIRMDVDTTTEKGSHEKLLNQFHNKKADVLLGTQMVAKGLDFPDVTLVGVITADSALNLPDFRAAEKTFQLLTQVAGRAGRHHLPGEVLIQSYTPDHYSIIHASGHDYSSFVKEELQHRRGLHYPPYCRLILVTLSHEQLPLLVRMAENMASTLQGKARQRGWYGSLDRLSAEALEVLGPVASPIPRIKNRYRFQCMIKWRGNIDAIGLVLEATGHIQDSVHDSKFQISIDIDPQMLM, encoded by the coding sequence ATGGAAATGGCCAAGGTGATTGTCGATGTTCCCTCACGGGAAACCGATCGTCCATTTGACTATCTTATTCCGGAGTCCATGCGGGCGTGGATCGAAGTCGGAAGCAGAGTAGGTGTACCTTTTGGGCATCGTACCGTGCAAGGATTTGTAGTATCGCTGCATCCTAAGCCACAAGTGGAAACGTTCAAGATGAAGCCGATACAGGAAATATTAGATATTGTTCCTCCTTTGTCCCCGGATCTTGTTGAACTAGCTGGATGGATGAGTCGTAGTTATGCATGCCGTGAAATAACCGCTATTCAGGCTATGGTACCCACTGCGCTCAAAGGGAAGGCAGAACGTTATATTTCTATCGCGGATACAGAACAACTTGAACAAGAGGATTTGTTATTTCCAGATGTAGTGCAGACAGCAACGGAGGAAACCCAGATCGTTTCGTTCATTAAACACAAGGGTGAAGTTACGCTGCAACAATTGAATAGAGCTTTTTCAGATCATGCTGTGATGCTTAAATCTTTACTTCGTAGAGGTATTTTGCAGGAAAATCAGACGATTAAGGACAAGCTACATAAGAAAACGCTCAAAGCCGTCCATTTGGCTGTAACTTTAGAGGAAGCTCAGAATATAATAGAGCAGTTTCCAGCTAAGGCAATGCGTCAGCGTGAAGTATTTCAATTCATTGTAGAATCCATTGAGTTACTCCCATTACCGCTGAAAGATATCATGTCCACTCTGCAAGTAACTTCGGGTACGGTTAAAAGTATTGCAGATAAAGGATACATTACAATTGAGGATCAAGAAGTATTTCGTGATCCATATAAGGGTAGACATTTCAAGCCGACGACGCCGCTGACGTTAACGGAGGAGCAAGGTCGTGCATATGATCAGATTGTGGATACTCTAGATCAGCGACGGCATGGCGTATTTCTACTTCATGGTGTAACGGGAAGCGGGAAGACTGAAATTTACTTGCAAACGATACAACGTTGCTTAGAGCAAGAGCGTCAGGCGATCGTGCTGGTACCGGAGATTTCGCTGACTCCCCAAATGGTGGAACGTTTTAAAGGGCGATTCGGCGATCTGGTCGCTGTTATGCACAGCCGATTGTCTGCTGGAGAGCGTTATGATGAATGGCGCAAAATACGTGAGGGTAAAGCCTCTGTTGTCGTAGGCGCCCGTTCGGCTGTATTCGCGCCTTTCATGAATCTGGGTCTCATTATTATGGATGAAGAACATGAAACGTCATATAAACAGGAAGAAAGTCCGAAGTACCATGCTAGGGATGTCGCTGTTAAGCGGGCACAACAACATGGAGCAGTAGTCATACTAGGCTCTGCAACACCGTCACTAGAGACGTACCATGCTGCTAGATCACAGTCCAACCCTAACTTTTCACCGATTCTATTAGAGATGCCAACGCGTGCGTTAGGTAATAAGCTTCCCGGGGTACAAATTGTTGATATGCGTGAAGAGTTACGTGAGGGTAACCGATCAATGTTCAGTAGGGCATTACATGAGGCTATTAATATTCGTTTAGAGAAGCAGGAGCAGATGGTGCTGTTGCTTAATCGCCGCGGCTATTCTACTTTTGTAATGTGCCGGAGCTGTGGTTATGTTGCAGGTTGTCCTGAATGTGATATTTCTCTAACCTTCCATCAAAAATCGAACAATTTACGTTGTCACTATTGTGGTTATTCAGAGCCTGCCCCAGAAGTATGCCCAGAGTGTGGGAGCGAGCATATTCGATATTTTGGTACGGGAACGCAACGCGTGGAGGAAGAGCTTGCGAAGCTCTTTCCAGGTATACGTGTCATTAGAATGGACGTGGATACGACAACGGAGAAGGGTTCTCATGAGAAATTATTAAATCAGTTCCACAATAAAAAAGCTGACGTGCTTCTGGGGACTCAAATGGTGGCTAAGGGGCTTGATTTTCCAGATGTGACCTTGGTCGGTGTGATTACGGCTGATTCTGCGCTGAATTTACCGGATTTCCGGGCTGCAGAGAAAACTTTTCAGCTTCTTACGCAGGTCGCAGGTCGTGCAGGTCGTCATCATTTGCCAGGTGAGGTCTTGATCCAGTCGTATACGCCAGATCATTATTCAATTATTCATGCAAGTGGACACGATTACAGCTCTTTTGTCAAAGAAGAGCTACAACATCGCCGTGGGCTCCATTACCCTCCGTATTGTAGATTAATTCTAGTAACCTTATCTCATGAGCAGTTACCTTTGTTAGTACGAATGGCCGAGAATATGGCCTCTACCTTGCAAGGAAAGGCTAGGCAGCGTGGTTGGTATGGTAGCCTGGATCGATTATCGGCAGAAGCTCTTGAGGTCTTAGGACCCGTAGCTTCACCTATTCCTAGGATAAAAAATAGATACAGATTCCAATGTATGATAAAATGGCGTGGGAACATCGATGCCATCGGGCTTGTGCTGGAGGCCACGGGACATATTCAAGATTCCGTGCACGACTCCAAGTTTCAAATTAGCATAGACATAGACCCACAAATGTTAATGTAA